A region of the Andreesenia angusta genome:
AATACAGATTCCATAAACTTCGTGGGGAATGTAGAGGCTAGGGAGATACCGGATGGAGAGTACGATGTGCTGGTATGCGATGGATTTACTGGGAACGTGATATTGAAGCTTTCGGAAGGGCTTGCCATGGGCATATTCTCTATACTGAAAGACAAGATGAAGTCTTCCATAAAGAACAAGCTGGGAGCGCTGCTCTTAAAGAGCGGGCTCTATGAGCTTAAGTCAAGCCTTGACTACAGCGAATACGGAGGGGCTGCGCTCCTTGGGATAAAGGCGCCTGTTATAAAGGCCCACGGAAGCTCTGACGAAGTGGCTATAATGAACGCCATAAGACAGGCAAAGCTGTTTGTAGAGTACAGAGTCGTGGATAGAATAGAGGAAAATATAGCCCTTTTAGGAGGAGACGATAGTGAATAAAAGAGGATTCAATGCAGGAATACTGGGCATAGGCTCATACGTTCCTGAAAAGAAAGTCACAAATTTCGACTTAGAGAAAATGGTCGAGACTTCAGACGAGTGGATTACAACTAGAACTGGAATAAAAGAGAGAAGAGTCGTTGAAGAGGGTCAGCACACTTCGGACCTGGCACTAGAGGCCAGCAAGAAGGCGCTAGAAGACGCCAAGATGACTCCAGAGGACATAGACCTTATAATAGTGGCTACTATGTCTCCAGACCTTCCTACTCCGGCTACGGCGTGCTTTCTGCAAGATAAGCTAGGTTGCACTGATGTGCCGTCTTTCGACATATCAGCAGCGTGCTCAGGCTTTATATACGGCCTTTCAATAGCAACAGCATATGTGAACTCGGGGCTATACAAGAACATACTTCTAGTAGGGGCTGAGGCCATGTCTAGAATAGTGGACTGGACAGACAGGTCCACATGTATACTCTTCGGAGACGGAGCAGGGGCTGTTGTAGTTGGAAAAGTTCCAGAAGACAGAGGTGTGCTGGGCTTTGAAATGGGAAGCGACGGATCTGGAGCCAAGCATCTGCTCATACCTTCGGGCGGAGTTTCAAATCCAAACACAGAGGAGACGCTCGAGTCTAGAGAGAACTATATAAAGATGGACGGATCTGAAGTCTTCAAGTTCGCAGTCAGAAGGATGGACCAGGTCTCAAAGAACGTGCTCGAGAAGCTGGAGCTGGAAGTAGAGGACATAGATCTGCTGGTTCCGCACCAGGCCAACATAAGGATAATAGATTCGGCTGTAAAGAAATTGAAGATAGACTACGACAAGGTAGTAGTAAATCTAGACAAGTATGGAAATATGTCAGCGGCTTCCATACCTGTTGCGCTTGACGAGGCAGTAAAGTCAGGCAGAGTTTCTGATGGAGACAAGGTGCTGATAGTGGGGTTCGGAGGCGGACTTACTTGGGGGGCTTCGGTCATAAGCTGGCATAAAGACAAGGAGGCTGTATATGTTTAAAACAGAAATTTGCAAATTATTCAATATAGATTACCCGATACTTCAGGGAGGAATGGCCTGGGTAGCCACTGCTGAGCTTGCAGCTGCTGTGTCTAACAGCGGAGGGCTTGGTATAATAGGATGCGGTAACTCTCCTACAGAGGTTGTAAGAGAAGAGATCAGAAAGATAAAGTCGCTTACAGACAAGCCTTACGGCGCAAACATAATGCTGCTTTCTCCTTATGCAGAAGAGATAGCGGAGCTTCTATATGAAGAGGGTGTGCCTGTGATAACTACTGGAGCCGGGAACCCTGGAAAGTACGTGGAGAAGTGGAAGTCAGTTGGGAGCAAAGTTGTGCCTGTGGTGCCGTCTGTGGCTCTTGCCAAGAGAATGGAGAAGTCCGGGGCAGATGCAATCATAGTGGAAGGAACTGAAGCAGGTGGACATATAGGGGAGCTCACGACTATGGCGCTACTGCCGCAGGTTGTAGACGCTGTAAACATACCTGTGATAGGTGCAGGGGGCATAGCTGACGGAAGAGGATTTGTGGCGGCCATGGCGCTTGGGGCGAGCGGAGTTCAAATAGGGACTAGGTTTGTATGCTCTGACGAATGTATAGCACACCCTAAGTACAAGGAGCTTATAATCAGCTCGAAGGACAGGGATGCAGTTGTAACAGGAAGAAGCACAGGGCATCCTGTGAGAAATATAAAGAACAAGTTCACCAAGGCTCTTCTGAAGATGGAAGAAGAGGGAGCTTCTGTGGAGGAGCTTGAAGCTTTCGGAGCGGGATCGCTAAAGAGAGCGGCTATAGACGGAGAAGTGGAAGAGGGCTCTGTGATGGCTGGGCAGACTGCCGGATTTATAAAGGACATAAAGCCTTGCCGTGAGATAATAGAGGATATAATGGCAGAGGCGAAGAGTGTGTGTGCGAACATCTGCTCGAACAGCTCAAACTAGGAGGAAAATATGGGAAAGACAGCTTTTATATTCCCTGGTCAGGGTGCACAGTACCCTGGAATGGGAAAAGACATATATGAGAACTATGAAGAGGCGAAGGCTCTTATGGACAAGGCAGACGAGGTGCTGGGCTTTAGCCTTACGGACACTGTGTTTGGCGGATCGGAAGAGGAGCTTTCAAAGACAGAGGTGACTCAGCCGGCTATACTTATGACTTCAATCGCCATGGCGGAAGTGCTGAAAGCCAAGGGAATAGCTCCTGACGTAGTTGCAGGACTCAGTCTTGGGGAGTACTCAGCGCTTGTAGCTTCAGGCGCCATAGACTACTCTGACGCTGTAGAGCTTGTAAGAAAGAGG
Encoded here:
- a CDS encoding beta-ketoacyl-ACP synthase III produces the protein MNKRGFNAGILGIGSYVPEKKVTNFDLEKMVETSDEWITTRTGIKERRVVEEGQHTSDLALEASKKALEDAKMTPEDIDLIIVATMSPDLPTPATACFLQDKLGCTDVPSFDISAACSGFIYGLSIATAYVNSGLYKNILLVGAEAMSRIVDWTDRSTCILFGDGAGAVVVGKVPEDRGVLGFEMGSDGSGAKHLLIPSGGVSNPNTEETLESRENYIKMDGSEVFKFAVRRMDQVSKNVLEKLELEVEDIDLLVPHQANIRIIDSAVKKLKIDYDKVVVNLDKYGNMSAASIPVALDEAVKSGRVSDGDKVLIVGFGGGLTWGASVISWHKDKEAVYV
- the fabK gene encoding enoyl-[acyl-carrier-protein] reductase FabK, with protein sequence MFKTEICKLFNIDYPILQGGMAWVATAELAAAVSNSGGLGIIGCGNSPTEVVREEIRKIKSLTDKPYGANIMLLSPYAEEIAELLYEEGVPVITTGAGNPGKYVEKWKSVGSKVVPVVPSVALAKRMEKSGADAIIVEGTEAGGHIGELTTMALLPQVVDAVNIPVIGAGGIADGRGFVAAMALGASGVQIGTRFVCSDECIAHPKYKELIISSKDRDAVVTGRSTGHPVRNIKNKFTKALLKMEEEGASVEELEAFGAGSLKRAAIDGEVEEGSVMAGQTAGFIKDIKPCREIIEDIMAEAKSVCANICSNSSN